One segment of Phaeacidiphilus oryzae TH49 DNA contains the following:
- a CDS encoding dihydroorotase → MSDNGSATGSGSATGSDFEFDLLVKNVRLVHHDAPDTPATDIGIADGVFRRIEPDIRPELAREVVDGRGLLAFPGVVDAHQHWGIYNPLSDDTVSESRACAQGGVTTALTYMRTGQYYMNRGGSYQEVFPLVLEGAEGLSHVDYGFHLAPMQKSHIDELPRLVEEFGVTSFKIFMFYGSHGLHGRSSSQNDFLMIPPGERYDLAHFEFVMRGVQAAREAFPDRADEISLSLHCETAEIMTAYTKLVEEEGSLEGLAAYSASRPPHSEGLAVTIASYLAHETGLPNINLLHLSSRKAVEAAMLMAKTFPHVDFRREVTIGHLLANIETASGVGGKVNPPLRPQEDVDALWEHLVAGDISWVVSDHACCKEEMKFGDPADDVFAAKSGFGGTEYLLPGLVGAGRAHGLSPQRAAELTAWNPAKRFGLGATKGQIAVGYDADLVLVDPDRSWTVDAADSESAQEYTPLQGLEIGATVDSTFLRGRRIYADGKVTGEANGRYLPRPTSTKR, encoded by the coding sequence ATGAGCGACAACGGCTCCGCCACCGGCTCCGGCTCCGCTACCGGCTCCGACTTCGAGTTCGACCTGCTGGTCAAGAACGTCCGCCTGGTCCACCACGACGCCCCCGACACCCCGGCCACCGACATCGGCATCGCCGACGGCGTCTTCCGCCGCATCGAGCCGGACATCCGCCCCGAGCTCGCCCGCGAGGTCGTCGACGGCCGCGGCCTCCTCGCCTTCCCCGGCGTCGTCGACGCCCACCAGCACTGGGGCATCTACAACCCGCTCTCCGATGACACCGTCTCGGAGAGCCGCGCCTGTGCCCAGGGCGGCGTCACCACCGCCCTCACCTACATGCGCACCGGCCAGTACTACATGAACCGCGGCGGCAGCTACCAGGAGGTCTTCCCCCTCGTCCTGGAGGGTGCTGAGGGCCTCTCGCATGTGGACTACGGCTTCCACCTGGCTCCCATGCAGAAGTCGCACATCGACGAACTCCCGCGCCTGGTCGAGGAGTTCGGGGTCACCTCGTTCAAGATCTTCATGTTCTACGGCAGCCACGGCCTGCACGGCCGCTCCTCCTCGCAGAACGACTTCCTGATGATCCCGCCGGGGGAGCGGTACGACCTCGCCCACTTCGAGTTCGTCATGCGCGGGGTGCAGGCCGCCCGCGAGGCCTTCCCGGACCGCGCCGACGAGATCTCGCTCTCCCTCCACTGCGAGACCGCCGAGATCATGACCGCCTACACCAAGCTGGTCGAGGAGGAGGGCAGCCTGGAAGGCCTGGCCGCGTACAGCGCCTCCCGCCCGCCGCACTCCGAGGGCCTGGCCGTCACCATCGCCTCGTACCTCGCGCACGAGACCGGCCTGCCCAACATCAACCTCCTCCACCTCTCCTCCCGCAAGGCGGTGGAGGCGGCCATGCTGATGGCGAAGACCTTCCCGCACGTCGACTTCCGCCGCGAGGTCACCATCGGCCACCTGCTGGCGAACATCGAGACGGCCTCCGGGGTCGGCGGCAAGGTCAACCCGCCGCTGCGCCCGCAGGAGGACGTGGACGCCCTCTGGGAGCACCTGGTGGCCGGCGACATCTCCTGGGTGGTCAGCGACCACGCCTGCTGCAAGGAGGAGATGAAGTTCGGCGACCCGGCCGACGACGTCTTCGCCGCCAAGTCCGGCTTCGGCGGCACCGAGTACCTGCTGCCCGGCCTGGTCGGCGCCGGCCGCGCGCACGGGCTCAGCCCGCAGCGGGCCGCCGAGCTGACCGCCTGGAACCCGGCGAAGCGCTTCGGCCTCGGCGCCACCAAGGGCCAGATCGCCGTCGGCTACGACGCCGACCTGGTGCTGGTCGACCCAGACCGCTCCTGGACCGTCGACGCCGCCGACTCCGAGTCCGCCCAGGAGTACACCCCGCTCCAGGGCCTGGAGATCGGCGCCACCGTCGACTCCACCTTCCTCCGCGGCCGCCGGATCTACGCCGACGGCAAGGTCACCGGCGAAGCCAACGGCCGCTACCTGCCCCGCCCGACGTCCACCAAGCGCTGA
- a CDS encoding FAD-dependent oxidoreductase, whose amino-acid sequence MTRNEDSVAAALHEDAVDLVVAGAGGGLAGALRAAEQGLSVLVVDPDEQFLRGNNTSMSTAMIPGPGSRWQREAGVEDDPERFLADVQAKTHGAADPRLAAALARAGAPLVEWLADRVGLPIELVRDFSYPGHSADRLHTVPGRHGSALLRGLYEQARRSPSIDFLIPARLVDVVFADGRGGGVGGPGGSGPGGPDSPGGPGGPDGALTGAVLEYPDGRRETIPARAVLLATNGYGADRELVARHLPEIAQAAYHGGQFSRGDALAIGLRHGAAADYLDAYQGHAALARRSATLVGWATIMHGAIMVDASGARFGDETCGYSEYAAALAARPEARGWIVLDRRIQDLCGSFTDFRQTVEAGALTWAEDAEALAARIGCAPEALRASLAQQSAGARGRTGPGGGRQDPYGRAFFEAPLEPPYAAVEVVPALFHTQGGLVVDEHARVLDAAGAPLPGLYASGGAAHGISGHGADGYLAGNGLLPALGLAWLAAGHLAASVPNPHLTKGTAR is encoded by the coding sequence GTGACCCGCAACGAGGACAGCGTCGCGGCGGCCCTGCACGAGGACGCCGTCGACCTGGTCGTGGCCGGCGCCGGCGGCGGACTCGCCGGGGCGCTCCGGGCGGCCGAGCAGGGCCTCAGCGTCCTGGTCGTCGACCCGGACGAGCAGTTCCTCCGCGGCAACAACACCTCGATGTCCACCGCGATGATCCCCGGCCCCGGCTCCCGCTGGCAGCGGGAGGCCGGCGTCGAGGACGACCCGGAGCGCTTCCTCGCCGACGTCCAGGCCAAGACCCATGGCGCCGCGGACCCGCGGCTCGCCGCCGCCCTCGCCCGGGCCGGCGCCCCGCTGGTGGAGTGGCTCGCCGACCGGGTCGGCCTGCCCATCGAGCTGGTCCGCGACTTCAGCTACCCCGGCCACTCCGCCGACCGCCTCCACACCGTCCCCGGCCGGCACGGCTCGGCGCTCCTCCGCGGACTGTACGAGCAGGCCCGCCGCAGCCCGTCGATCGACTTCCTGATCCCGGCGCGGCTGGTCGACGTCGTTTTCGCCGACGGCCGCGGCGGAGGCGTCGGCGGTCCCGGTGGTAGCGGCCCCGGCGGTCCCGACAGCCCCGGTGGCCCTGGCGGCCCCGACGGCGCTCTGACCGGCGCCGTCCTGGAGTACCCCGACGGCCGCCGCGAGACCATCCCCGCCCGGGCCGTCCTCCTCGCCACCAACGGCTACGGCGCCGACCGGGAACTGGTCGCCCGCCACCTCCCCGAGATCGCCCAGGCCGCCTACCACGGCGGCCAGTTCTCCCGGGGCGACGCTCTGGCGATCGGCCTCCGGCACGGCGCCGCCGCCGACTACCTGGACGCCTACCAGGGCCACGCCGCCCTCGCCCGCCGCTCGGCCACCCTGGTCGGCTGGGCGACCATCATGCACGGTGCGATCATGGTCGACGCCTCCGGCGCCCGCTTCGGCGACGAGACCTGCGGCTACTCCGAGTACGCCGCCGCCCTCGCGGCCCGCCCGGAGGCCCGCGGCTGGATCGTCCTGGACCGCCGCATCCAGGACCTCTGCGGCTCCTTCACCGACTTCCGGCAGACCGTCGAGGCCGGCGCGCTCACCTGGGCCGAGGACGCCGAGGCGCTGGCCGCCCGGATCGGCTGCGCCCCCGAGGCCCTGCGCGCCTCGCTCGCCCAGCAGTCCGCCGGCGCGCGCGGCCGTACGGGTCCTGGCGGCGGCCGCCAGGACCCGTACGGCCGCGCCTTCTTCGAGGCCCCCCTCGAACCCCCGTACGCCGCCGTGGAGGTCGTCCCCGCGCTCTTCCACACCCAGGGCGGCCTGGTCGTCGACGAGCACGCCCGCGTACTCGACGCCGCGGGCGCCCCCCTGCCGGGCCTGTACGCCTCCGGCGGCGCCGCGCACGGCATCTCCGGCCACGGCGCCGACGGCTACCTCGCCGGAAACGGCCTCCTCCCCGCACTCGGCCTGGCCTGGCTCGCGGCCGGCCACCTCGCCGCCTCCGTACCCAACCCGCACCTGACGAAGGGCACCGCACGATGA
- a CDS encoding aspartate/glutamate racemase family protein produces MKITSVTPIVVDQAELERRRERYARLCPPGVEFALDPLPPHGPRQLATAADIAASTALVTAALDAQPAGPGLVRMPDCVLDPGVPAEPAGDTVGPVGMLRIAAAHLAARGERFGAVTRNPAIAAALAKRVHDYGLDAWFAGVTVLDLELDAVADAGRWHRAVRGALDDFAARGVGTVVNGCSAVDPGPAHRVRLVDPAALALSLLAAGAAL; encoded by the coding sequence ATGAAGATCACCTCAGTCACCCCCATCGTCGTCGACCAGGCGGAACTCGAACGGCGGCGAGAGCGCTACGCCCGGCTCTGCCCGCCCGGCGTGGAGTTCGCCCTCGACCCCCTGCCGCCGCACGGCCCGCGTCAACTCGCCACCGCCGCCGACATCGCCGCCTCCACCGCGCTGGTCACCGCCGCCCTGGACGCCCAGCCGGCCGGGCCGGGGCTGGTACGGATGCCGGACTGCGTGCTCGATCCCGGGGTGCCGGCCGAGCCGGCCGGGGACACCGTCGGCCCGGTCGGCATGCTGCGGATCGCCGCCGCCCACCTCGCCGCCCGCGGTGAGCGCTTCGGCGCCGTCACCCGCAACCCGGCCATCGCCGCAGCCCTCGCCAAACGCGTCCACGACTACGGACTCGACGCCTGGTTCGCCGGGGTCACCGTCCTCGACCTCGAACTCGACGCGGTCGCCGACGCCGGACGCTGGCACCGGGCGGTGCGCGGCGCACTCGACGACTTCGCCGCGCGGGGCGTCGGCACCGTGGTCAACGGCTGCTCGGCGGTGGACCCCGGACCCGCCCACCGGGTGCGGCTGGTCGACCCGGCCGCCCTCGCCCTCTCCCTCCTCGCCGCCGGAGCCGCCCTGTGA
- a CDS encoding MmgE/PrpD family protein: MSDSLRTDKRIAAEQVAALAEWIAALRWEQVPPEVRQRLSAVLLDTLAVTAAGARTADQARIRAGWPQPPGGAPVLGAGVLTTVDAAAFLNAGALVCCELDEGNKYARGHPAAHSLPAILALAADSGASGERTALALLAGYEVAARFGRATVLHNGVHPHGSWGIAGAAAGCSVLLGLPAAAVAAAIDTAAGLPIAGRFDSALDGHRVRDAWVGAGALSGLTAARLAQAGVVRNSGTAALTLGTLLGRFAPDRLTAGLGADWLILGNYFKRHASCSYTHPAADLAIELRDRHLTGLTPEQIADRVEELAVATHSLAAPLDRTDWDSPLAAMFSVPYAVSAALLYGEVAPATADRGPREDPLLRRLAARVAVGEDPALTAQLPDRRAAELHARLADGRSLRLSAPNPVGDSDHRPFDDAALSAMLAGLLGDRAAVDAFARAATALPGAPDAGELLRPLAAEGIRTR, encoded by the coding sequence GTGTCGGACTCGCTCAGGACCGACAAGCGCATCGCCGCCGAGCAGGTGGCCGCCCTCGCCGAGTGGATCGCAGCGCTCCGCTGGGAGCAGGTGCCGCCCGAGGTGCGGCAGCGGCTGTCCGCCGTCCTGCTGGACACCCTGGCCGTCACGGCGGCCGGCGCCCGCACCGCCGACCAGGCCCGGATCCGGGCCGGCTGGCCGCAACCGCCGGGCGGTGCCCCGGTCCTCGGCGCCGGCGTCCTGACCACGGTCGACGCGGCCGCGTTCCTCAACGCCGGCGCGCTGGTCTGCTGCGAGCTCGACGAGGGCAACAAGTACGCCCGCGGCCATCCGGCCGCGCACAGCCTTCCGGCGATCCTGGCGCTGGCCGCCGACTCCGGCGCGTCCGGCGAGCGGACGGCGCTGGCACTCCTCGCCGGCTACGAGGTGGCGGCCCGCTTCGGGCGGGCCACAGTGCTGCACAACGGCGTTCACCCGCACGGCAGTTGGGGGATCGCGGGGGCGGCGGCCGGCTGCTCCGTACTCCTCGGCCTGCCGGCCGCCGCGGTCGCCGCCGCCATCGACACCGCCGCCGGCCTGCCGATCGCCGGCCGCTTCGACAGCGCGCTGGACGGCCACCGGGTCCGGGACGCCTGGGTCGGCGCCGGCGCCCTCTCCGGGCTCACCGCCGCCCGGCTCGCCCAGGCCGGAGTCGTCCGCAACAGCGGCACCGCGGCCCTCACCCTCGGCACCCTCCTCGGCCGCTTCGCACCGGACCGGCTCACCGCCGGGCTCGGCGCGGACTGGCTGATCCTCGGCAACTACTTCAAGCGGCACGCCTCCTGCTCCTACACCCACCCCGCCGCCGACCTCGCCATCGAACTGCGCGACCGCCATCTCACCGGCCTGACGCCGGAACAGATCGCGGACCGCGTCGAGGAGTTGGCGGTCGCCACCCACTCGCTGGCCGCACCACTGGACCGCACCGACTGGGACAGCCCCCTCGCGGCGATGTTCTCCGTCCCGTACGCGGTCTCCGCCGCACTGCTCTACGGAGAGGTCGCCCCGGCCACCGCCGACCGCGGACCGCGGGAGGACCCGCTGCTGCGCAGGCTGGCCGCCCGGGTGGCGGTAGGCGAGGACCCCGCGCTCACCGCGCAGCTGCCCGACCGGCGCGCCGCCGAGCTGCACGCCCGGCTGGCCGACGGCCGCAGCCTGCGGCTGAGCGCCCCCAATCCGGTGGGCGACAGCGACCACCGGCCCTTCGACGACGCCGCACTGTCCGCGATGCTGGCAGGGCTGCTGGGGGACCGCGCGGCGGTCGACGCCTTCGCCCGCGCCGCCACCGCCCTCCCCGGGGCCCCGGACGCGGGGGAACTGCTCCGCCCGCTCGCCGCGGAAGGAATCCGAACCCGATGA
- a CDS encoding IclR family transcriptional regulator has protein sequence MTTPSGTETAGRVIDVLLLFTDGPDELGVSQIARELDLSKAVVHRILQTLTSRGMITLDPESRRYRLGSTTAALGARALRGLDLRSAAAGPLDRLHRTTGETVTLSTAVPGGRVYIEQIVSTQEVKMTVELGRRFPLHAGSSGKCILAFLPEAEREAVLGAGLDALTTTTPTDPEALRAELAEIRACGFAASAGERQADAGSVAAPVFGLDGEVRGAVSVCGPRWRVTSEFVHDYAGGVVEAAAEVSTALGWAGPASESRAPLPATTQGRT, from the coding sequence ATGACAACGCCATCCGGAACCGAGACCGCAGGCCGAGTGATCGACGTCCTGCTGCTGTTCACCGACGGACCCGACGAGCTCGGCGTCTCGCAGATCGCGCGCGAGCTCGACCTCAGCAAGGCCGTGGTGCACCGCATCCTCCAGACGCTGACCTCCCGGGGCATGATCACCCTCGATCCGGAGTCCCGCCGCTACCGCCTCGGCTCCACCACGGCGGCGCTGGGAGCGCGCGCACTGCGCGGCCTCGACCTCCGCTCGGCGGCCGCGGGGCCGCTCGACCGGCTGCACCGCACCACCGGCGAGACGGTCACCCTCAGCACGGCCGTCCCCGGCGGCCGCGTCTACATCGAACAGATCGTCAGCACCCAGGAGGTGAAGATGACCGTCGAGCTCGGCAGGCGCTTCCCCCTGCACGCCGGAAGCTCGGGCAAGTGCATCCTCGCCTTCCTCCCCGAGGCCGAGCGCGAGGCCGTGCTCGGCGCCGGACTCGACGCGCTGACCACCACCACGCCCACCGACCCGGAGGCGCTCCGGGCCGAGCTGGCCGAGATCCGGGCCTGCGGTTTCGCCGCCTCCGCCGGGGAACGGCAGGCCGACGCCGGGTCGGTCGCCGCCCCGGTCTTCGGGCTGGACGGCGAGGTGCGCGGCGCGGTCTCGGTCTGCGGCCCGCGCTGGCGCGTCACCTCCGAGTTCGTGCACGACTACGCCGGCGGGGTCGTCGAGGCGGCCGCGGAGGTCTCCACGGCGCTCGGCTGGGCCGGCCCGGCGTCCGAGAGCCGGGCTCCCCTCCCCGCCACGACCCAGGGACGGACATGA
- a CDS encoding CaiB/BaiF CoA transferase family protein, translated as MTTPSTSSTEAQPRPALSGIRVLDVATLFAGPLAATLLGDYGADVVKVEHPRGDPVRHHGASKDGVGLWWKMLSRNKRGITLYLGSPEGQEIFRRMVRDADVVIENFRPGTLERWGLGYDVLSEINPRLVLARVTAFGQHGPYAQRPGFGTLAEAMSGFAAITGQPDGPPTLPPFGLADGVSALTAAFGIMTALHERERTGRGQVLDLAIIEPMVTLLGPQAITWDQLGELQPRTGNRSANNAPRNIYRTKDGSWVAVSTSAQSIAERVMRLVGRPEYIDEPWFGSGAERARHADELDEAVGSWIAQRTRDEVTSAFEEAQAAVAPIYDMRDIFEDPQYRALGTITEVEDEELGPVRFQNVPFRLSRTPGAVRSSGPRLGRDTAAVLGEYGVDEAELDELRTRGVV; from the coding sequence ATGACCACACCCAGTACCAGCAGCACCGAAGCGCAGCCCCGCCCCGCCCTGTCCGGGATACGCGTCCTGGACGTGGCCACCCTCTTCGCCGGGCCGCTCGCCGCCACCCTCCTCGGGGACTACGGCGCCGACGTGGTCAAGGTCGAGCACCCCAGGGGCGACCCGGTCCGCCACCACGGCGCCAGCAAGGACGGGGTGGGGCTGTGGTGGAAGATGCTCTCCCGCAACAAGCGCGGGATCACCCTCTACCTCGGCAGTCCCGAGGGCCAGGAGATCTTCCGCCGGATGGTCCGGGACGCGGACGTGGTGATCGAGAACTTCCGCCCGGGGACACTGGAGCGCTGGGGGCTCGGCTACGACGTCCTCTCCGAGATCAACCCCCGTCTGGTGCTGGCCCGGGTCACCGCCTTCGGCCAGCACGGCCCGTACGCGCAGCGGCCCGGGTTCGGCACCCTCGCCGAGGCGATGAGCGGTTTCGCCGCCATCACCGGGCAGCCGGACGGGCCCCCCACACTCCCCCCGTTCGGGCTCGCCGACGGGGTCTCCGCGCTCACTGCGGCCTTCGGCATCATGACGGCACTGCACGAACGCGAGCGGACCGGCCGCGGCCAGGTGCTCGACCTGGCCATCATCGAACCGATGGTCACCCTCCTCGGACCGCAGGCCATCACCTGGGACCAGCTGGGCGAGTTGCAGCCGCGCACCGGCAACCGCTCGGCGAACAACGCCCCGCGCAACATCTACCGGACCAAGGACGGCAGTTGGGTCGCTGTGTCGACCAGCGCGCAGTCCATCGCCGAGCGGGTGATGCGGCTGGTCGGCCGCCCCGAGTACATCGACGAGCCCTGGTTCGGCTCCGGCGCCGAGCGGGCGAGGCACGCGGACGAGCTGGACGAGGCGGTCGGCTCCTGGATCGCCCAGCGCACCCGCGACGAGGTGACCTCGGCCTTCGAGGAGGCCCAGGCCGCGGTGGCGCCGATCTACGACATGCGGGACATCTTCGAGGACCCGCAGTACCGGGCACTGGGCACGATCACCGAGGTGGAGGACGAGGAACTGGGCCCGGTCCGCTTCCAGAACGTCCCCTTCCGGCTCAGCCGCACGCCCGGCGCGGTCCGCTCCTCCGGTCCCCGGCTCGGCCGGGACACCGCTGCCGTCCTCGGCGAGTACGGGGTGGACGAGGCGGAGCTCGACGAGCTGCGTACCCGGGGGGTCGTATGA
- a CDS encoding HpcH/HpaI aldolase/citrate lyase family protein, giving the protein MNGESAPVRSWLYVPATRPDMLAKAMAGEADAVVLDLEDAVPAARKEEARRFAARAVRGEWPKPLWVRINPVRSPVGTADLEALAGLSPDGLRLPKCEAPDEVAAVRRYVEAPLHVLIESALGVEEAFRLALADPAVRLLSLGEADLRADLRVRSSAGLDWARDRIVNAARAAGLDSPVHSVWTDVADTEGLAADTEAARDRGLYGRSVVHPRQIATVNRVFSPRGEEVAQAHRLIRSLHTADGEGTGAWLDERGRLVDPAVVAQARWVLAQTSG; this is encoded by the coding sequence ATGAACGGCGAGAGCGCCCCCGTCCGCTCCTGGCTGTACGTGCCGGCCACCCGGCCGGACATGCTGGCCAAGGCGATGGCCGGCGAGGCGGACGCCGTCGTCCTCGACCTGGAGGACGCGGTGCCCGCCGCCCGCAAGGAGGAGGCCCGGCGGTTCGCCGCGCGGGCCGTGCGGGGCGAGTGGCCCAAACCGCTGTGGGTGCGGATCAACCCGGTCCGCTCCCCGGTGGGCACCGCCGATCTGGAGGCACTGGCCGGGCTGTCCCCGGACGGGCTGCGGCTGCCGAAGTGCGAGGCACCGGACGAGGTGGCCGCGGTGCGGCGGTATGTGGAGGCCCCACTGCACGTGCTCATCGAGAGCGCCCTCGGTGTCGAGGAGGCCTTCCGGCTCGCCCTCGCCGACCCGGCGGTGCGGCTGCTCTCCCTCGGCGAGGCCGACCTCAGGGCCGACCTGCGGGTGCGCAGTTCGGCAGGGCTGGACTGGGCCCGGGACCGGATCGTCAACGCGGCCCGGGCGGCCGGGCTGGACAGTCCGGTGCACAGCGTGTGGACGGACGTGGCCGACACCGAGGGCCTGGCCGCCGACACCGAGGCCGCCAGGGACCGCGGCCTCTACGGCCGCTCGGTGGTGCACCCCCGTCAGATCGCCACGGTGAACCGGGTGTTCTCGCCGCGCGGCGAGGAGGTCGCGCAGGCGCACCGGTTGATCCGCTCCCTCCACACCGCCGACGGCGAGGGGACGGGAGCCTGGCTGGACGAGCGCGGCCGGCTGGTCGACCCGGCGGTGGTGGCGCAGGCCCGCTGGGTGCTCGCCCAGACCTCCGGCTGA
- a CDS encoding cyclase family protein, which yields MTASNPTLASVLDALTAEPRIVELGQPLFTGMPCSPNHPGFRMTLARRHGDMVRPDGGSAANEVIITGGHVGTHIDALSHVSHEGLLHGGVDAAEAQAGGSFSEHGAERTPAMVTRGVLLDVARAHGVDTLPGGYGVTAEDLAQAAEAGGAEPGRGDVALVRTGWARNFGDPASYLGAETGVPGITPEAGCWLADRGVRAVGADTTACEQIPPGAGHRVLPVHRVLLVDAGIYIMEHLALEELAETGQSEFLFVVAPLRITGGTGSPIRPIAVML from the coding sequence ATGACCGCCAGCAATCCCACCCTCGCGAGCGTCCTGGACGCCCTCACCGCCGAGCCGCGGATCGTCGAACTGGGCCAGCCGCTCTTCACCGGCATGCCCTGCTCCCCCAACCACCCGGGCTTCCGGATGACCCTGGCCCGCCGGCACGGCGACATGGTCCGGCCGGACGGCGGCTCGGCGGCCAACGAAGTCATCATCACCGGCGGCCACGTCGGGACCCATATCGACGCCCTCTCCCACGTCAGCCACGAGGGCCTGCTGCACGGCGGGGTGGACGCCGCCGAGGCCCAGGCCGGCGGCAGCTTCTCGGAGCACGGCGCCGAGCGGACCCCGGCGATGGTCACCAGGGGCGTCCTGCTGGACGTCGCCCGGGCGCACGGGGTGGACACCCTGCCGGGCGGCTACGGGGTGACCGCCGAGGACCTGGCGCAGGCCGCCGAGGCCGGCGGCGCGGAGCCGGGCCGCGGCGACGTCGCCCTGGTGCGCACCGGCTGGGCGCGGAACTTCGGCGACCCGGCGAGCTACCTGGGCGCGGAGACCGGGGTCCCCGGCATCACCCCGGAGGCCGGGTGCTGGCTCGCGGACCGCGGCGTACGGGCGGTGGGCGCGGACACCACGGCCTGCGAGCAGATCCCGCCCGGGGCCGGACACCGGGTGCTCCCGGTGCACCGGGTGCTGCTGGTGGACGCCGGGATCTACATCATGGAGCACCTCGCGCTGGAGGAGCTGGCGGAGACCGGGCAGAGCGAGTTCCTCTTCGTGGTCGCGCCGCTGCGGATCACCGGCGGCACCGGCTCCCCGATCCGTCCGATCGCGGTGATGCTGTGA
- a CDS encoding MmgE/PrpD family protein: MTTATPAQRLAGFAVQVRDHGLPADIREKITGHLLDLLGNSLAAGAEKPGQAVRALVAEWGGTPTATAIGAAERLPAPSAAFVNGTLAHSLDFDDTHLPSVLHPSAAVLPAVLAAAEAVGASGSAVLAAAAVGVEVTCRLGMAQYDEELGNSVFFDRGLHATAICGAVGAAVGAGMLRGLDAEQLCSAIGIAASMGSGIIEANRTGGTVKRIHCGWAAHAGVTAADLARFGLTGPPTVLEGRFGFFQAFCGDRFHTAPLTERLGEHWETARLFIKPYPCNHFTHAGVDAALRLRRQGVEPDAITRLTLGVPAPVLRTIAEPAEEKAHPRSGYHAAFSGPYTVAAGLLGGGGLGVFHEDFTDEAARDPRRLALAARVRCEADEEATALFPHQFPAVLTAELKGGRTVTERVTANRGGPENPLSADELTAKFTANARIAGTESAALRLADAVWSLDRAADLSALVGALTALSPGAGGADGADGAPGAGGAGQARDSDTP; the protein is encoded by the coding sequence ATGACCACCGCCACCCCCGCCCAGCGGCTCGCCGGCTTCGCCGTCCAGGTCCGCGACCACGGGCTGCCGGCCGACATCCGGGAGAAGATCACCGGCCATCTGCTGGACCTGCTGGGCAACAGCCTGGCGGCGGGCGCGGAGAAGCCGGGCCAGGCCGTCCGCGCCCTGGTCGCCGAGTGGGGCGGGACGCCGACCGCGACCGCGATCGGGGCGGCCGAGCGGCTGCCCGCTCCTTCCGCCGCCTTCGTCAACGGGACGCTGGCGCACAGCCTGGACTTCGACGACACCCATCTGCCCTCCGTGCTCCATCCCTCGGCGGCCGTACTGCCCGCGGTGCTGGCCGCCGCCGAGGCGGTCGGCGCCTCCGGCAGTGCGGTGCTGGCCGCCGCGGCGGTCGGCGTCGAGGTCACCTGCCGGCTCGGAATGGCCCAGTACGACGAGGAGTTGGGCAACTCCGTCTTCTTCGACCGGGGGCTGCACGCCACCGCGATCTGCGGTGCGGTGGGCGCGGCGGTCGGCGCCGGGATGCTGCGCGGACTGGACGCGGAGCAGCTCTGCTCGGCGATCGGCATCGCGGCCAGCATGGGCTCCGGGATCATCGAGGCCAACCGGACCGGCGGCACGGTCAAGCGGATCCACTGCGGCTGGGCCGCCCACGCCGGGGTGACCGCCGCCGACCTCGCCAGGTTCGGGCTGACCGGTCCGCCCACCGTGCTGGAGGGCCGGTTCGGCTTCTTCCAGGCCTTCTGCGGCGACCGCTTCCACACCGCCCCGCTGACCGAGCGGCTCGGCGAACACTGGGAGACCGCACGGCTGTTCATCAAGCCGTACCCGTGCAACCACTTCACCCACGCCGGGGTGGACGCGGCGCTGCGGCTGCGCCGGCAGGGCGTCGAACCGGACGCGATCACCCGGCTGACGCTGGGCGTGCCGGCGCCGGTGCTGCGCACCATCGCCGAGCCGGCCGAGGAGAAGGCGCACCCGCGCTCCGGCTACCACGCCGCGTTCAGCGGGCCGTACACCGTGGCCGCCGGCCTCCTCGGCGGCGGCGGACTGGGCGTCTTCCACGAGGACTTCACCGACGAGGCGGCCCGGGACCCGCGCCGGCTGGCACTCGCCGCGCGGGTGCGCTGCGAGGCCGACGAGGAGGCCACCGCTCTCTTCCCCCACCAGTTCCCGGCGGTCCTCACCGCCGAGCTGAAGGGCGGCAGGACCGTCACGGAACGGGTGACGGCCAACCGCGGCGGACCGGAGAACCCGCTCTCCGCCGACGAGCTCACCGCCAAGTTCACCGCCAACGCCCGGATCGCGGGGACGGAGAGCGCGGCACTCCGCCTCGCCGACGCGGTCTGGAGCCTGGACCGGGCCGCGGACCTGTCCGCCCTGGTCGGGGCGCTCACCGCGCTCTCGCCCGGCGCGGGCGGGGCGGACGGGGCGGACGGGGCGCCCGGCGCGGGCGGCGCAGGTCAGGCAAGAGACTCCGACACACCGTGA